In Panacibacter ginsenosidivorans, the following proteins share a genomic window:
- a CDS encoding lysylphosphatidylglycerol synthase transmembrane domain-containing protein — protein sequence MPIKESVKSFFKLFIKIAVTAVCLWYVSRKIDWGKSFDIIQHSNWLWLFVAVILFTASKIVSAFRLNIYFKNINVQLSQTQNLKLYWLGMFYNLFLPGGIGGDAYKVILLNRTYQYPAKQLTAAVLLDRISGVVGLGILAVIYYYFVFSGANYSLALLIALPVGIAAYYFFVQKIFPSFIKGFWPTLWLGLSVQALQVLCAYTIMLALHISEHQTVYILLFLLSSIVAILPLTIGGLGAREVVFLWGSNTLLHLTNDPTPVSISISFYLITLVISFIGLYWVYKNPVQKPQ from the coding sequence ATGCCCATTAAAGAATCTGTAAAATCATTTTTCAAACTCTTTATAAAGATTGCTGTTACTGCAGTTTGCCTGTGGTATGTTAGTCGCAAAATTGATTGGGGCAAAAGTTTTGATATTATTCAACACAGTAACTGGCTGTGGCTTTTTGTTGCGGTGATTTTATTTACTGCTTCCAAAATTGTTTCTGCATTCAGGCTAAACATTTACTTTAAAAATATTAATGTACAGCTATCGCAAACACAGAATTTAAAATTGTACTGGCTGGGCATGTTCTATAATTTATTTCTACCCGGTGGTATTGGTGGTGATGCATATAAAGTTATTTTATTAAACCGTACATACCAGTATCCTGCAAAACAATTAACGGCAGCTGTATTGCTTGATAGGATCAGTGGCGTTGTTGGCCTTGGCATACTTGCAGTTATCTACTATTATTTTGTTTTTAGCGGAGCAAACTATTCACTTGCATTGCTAATAGCATTACCAGTTGGTATTGCGGCATATTATTTTTTTGTACAAAAAATATTTCCATCGTTTATAAAAGGCTTCTGGCCCACGTTGTGGCTTGGGCTTTCGGTTCAGGCATTACAAGTATTGTGTGCTTATACAATCATGCTGGCGTTGCATATCAGCGAGCACCAAACAGTGTATATATTACTCTTTTTACTTTCTTCCATTGTTGCAATTCTTCCACTAACAATAGGCGGGCTTGGGGCAAGAGAAGTTGTATTTCTGTGGGGTAGCAATACGTTGTTACACCTTACCAATGATCCCACTCCTGTAAGTATCAGTATAAGCTTCTATCTTATTACACTTGTAATTTCATTTATTGGTTTGTATTGGGTTTATAAAAACCCGGTTCAAAAACCGCAGTGA
- a CDS encoding glycosyltransferase family 2 protein, with the protein MRELSVVIPVMNEEDNVKPMIEAVEAALKDYDYEVIFVDDGSTDATRERIKENITDRITLIDLRKNYGQSTAMAAGIDYSTGTYVTMLDGDLQNDPSDIPMMLEKLKAEDWDVVAGNRKNRKDGAVLRKIPSKIANAIIRSMTKVYIQDYGCTLKVFKREIAEDLGLYGELHRFIPVLASMQGARIVQVDVKHHARKFGVSKYGLGRTFRVMSDLVTMVFFRKYSQKPMHLFGTMGFISLFLGIIINIYMLVLKIMGEDIWGKPLLLLGMILLLGGIQLITIGILAEVSMRTYYESGNKKTYQVRKVWNSNNEK; encoded by the coding sequence ATGAGAGAACTCTCTGTTGTTATTCCTGTTATGAACGAGGAAGACAATGTTAAGCCAATGATAGAAGCCGTGGAAGCTGCTTTGAAAGATTATGATTACGAGGTGATCTTTGTAGATGATGGCTCTACTGATGCAACAAGAGAACGCATAAAAGAAAATATTACAGACAGGATTACGCTGATTGACCTTCGCAAAAATTACGGCCAGAGTACGGCTATGGCTGCTGGTATCGATTATTCCACCGGTACATATGTAACGATGCTTGATGGTGATCTGCAGAATGATCCTTCTGACATACCGATGATGCTGGAGAAATTGAAAGCGGAAGATTGGGATGTTGTTGCCGGCAACAGAAAGAACAGGAAAGATGGTGCTGTGCTGCGTAAAATACCTAGCAAAATTGCAAATGCTATCATTCGCAGCATGACAAAAGTTTATATACAGGATTATGGCTGCACACTCAAAGTTTTTAAAAGAGAGATTGCTGAAGACCTTGGTTTATATGGAGAGTTACACCGATTTATTCCGGTGCTTGCAAGTATGCAGGGTGCCAGAATTGTGCAGGTTGATGTAAAGCATCATGCACGCAAATTTGGTGTTTCAAAATATGGATTAGGAAGAACATTCAGGGTAATGAGTGATCTTGTTACTATGGTGTTCTTTAGAAAGTATAGTCAGAAACCAATGCATCTTTTTGGCACGATGGGTTTCATCAGTTTGTTTCTTGGCATCATTATTAATATCTACATGCTCGTTTTAAAAATAATGGGCGAAGATATTTGGGGCAAACCACTTTTGTTATTAGGTATGATATTATTGCTTGGTGGTATACAATTAATAACCATCGGTATTCTTGCAGAGGTTAGCATGCGCACTTATTATGAAAGCGGCAATAAAAAAACTTACCAGGTTAGAAAAGTGTGGAACAGCAACAATGAAAAATAA
- a CDS encoding homoserine dehydrogenase produces MSTDKKLVIGLFGFGVVGEGLYKVLKQTPSLKAEIRRVCIKHAGKKRNAPAELFTTEKDDLLFNKDINVIVEVIDDADAAFDIVHTAFKNGKAVVSASKKMIAEHLPEILALQKETGLPFLCEAAACASIPVIRNLEEYYDNDLLHGIKAIVNGSTNFILTKMFEDKLDYTEALLLAQQLGFAESNPALDVEGYDALNKWTFLLTHAYGIVTKSENIVFTGIQNIQGSDAAVAKEKGFDIKLVAQAQKLKSGKVAAFVLPQFVPHDDHLSFVKNEYNGVVIESGFADKQFFYGKGAGSFPTASAVLSDISALRYDYHYEYKKLYYHTPGELTNDFYVKAYVSFNQLTDVPKEEFEWIEEWHGGQERSYFVGVIHFNKLVNDKWWKQHSVSFILTPEPVIESIEIRNLKKRSLELAGII; encoded by the coding sequence ATGAGTACTGACAAGAAACTAGTAATTGGATTATTTGGTTTTGGTGTGGTTGGTGAAGGTTTATATAAAGTATTAAAACAAACACCATCATTAAAAGCAGAGATAAGAAGAGTATGTATTAAACATGCCGGCAAGAAAAGAAACGCACCGGCCGAATTATTTACCACAGAAAAAGATGATCTGCTGTTTAATAAAGACATCAATGTAATTGTAGAAGTAATTGATGACGCTGATGCAGCGTTTGATATTGTACATACTGCATTTAAAAATGGCAAAGCTGTGGTAAGCGCCAGCAAGAAAATGATCGCTGAACATTTACCTGAAATTCTTGCTTTACAGAAAGAGACAGGCTTGCCGTTCTTATGTGAAGCTGCAGCATGTGCTTCTATTCCTGTAATCAGGAATTTAGAAGAGTATTACGATAACGATTTGCTACATGGCATTAAAGCGATTGTAAATGGTTCTACCAACTTCATCTTAACCAAGATGTTTGAAGATAAACTGGATTATACAGAAGCTTTATTGTTAGCGCAACAGCTTGGTTTTGCAGAAAGCAACCCTGCATTAGATGTGGAAGGTTATGATGCTTTAAACAAATGGACATTCTTGCTGACACACGCTTATGGTATCGTTACAAAATCAGAGAATATTGTATTTACCGGCATTCAAAATATACAGGGCAGTGACGCCGCTGTTGCAAAAGAAAAAGGCTTTGATATAAAACTCGTAGCGCAGGCACAAAAATTAAAAAGTGGTAAGGTTGCTGCATTTGTGTTGCCACAATTTGTACCACATGATGATCATTTAAGTTTTGTAAAGAATGAATACAACGGTGTAGTAATTGAAAGTGGTTTTGCAGATAAGCAATTCTTTTATGGGAAAGGTGCAGGTAGTTTTCCTACTGCTTCTGCTGTATTGAGCGATATATCTGCATTACGTTATGATTACCATTATGAATATAAAAAATTATATTATCACACACCGGGAGAACTAACGAATGATTTTTATGTAAAAGCATATGTAAGTTTTAATCAGTTAACGGATGTACCTAAAGAAGAATTTGAATGGATAGAAGAATGGCATGGCGGGCAGGAAAGAAGTTACTTTGTTGGTGTTATTCATTTTAATAAACTGGTAAATGATAAGTGGTGGAAGCAACATAGCGTTTCCTTTATTCTTACACCGGAACCTGTTATTGAAAGTATTGAAATAAGAAATTTGAAAAAGAGAAGCCTGGAACTGGCGGGAATTATTTAG
- a CDS encoding homoserine O-acetyltransferase family protein yields MQPEIFYYNNSFTLESGRTLPGFHLAYTTLGRLNADKSNVVWIFHALTANSNPAEWWTGLVGETKLFDPSKYFIVCVNMPGSCYGSISPLDNDPLTDKPYYHDFPLFTTRDMARAYELLRKYLNIDKIYIGVGGSMGGQQLLEWNIEKPELFEFIFPIATNAEHSAWGVAFNASQRMCIENDATWKEEQVDAGLEGMKIARSIALISYRHYEAYSKSQQGFTIDTEGKSIDEKVFKAESYQRYQGEKLAKRFNAFSYYFLSQAMDKHNVGRGRDSVRAALQSIKAKALVISISSDVLFPTSEQELLSAYIPNAQLAIIDSYYGHDGFLLEFETIENLVRDFISQHTTELKPV; encoded by the coding sequence TTGCAACCGGAAATTTTTTATTACAACAATTCATTTACACTCGAAAGCGGCAGAACGTTACCAGGCTTTCATTTGGCGTACACAACACTTGGTAGACTAAATGCAGATAAGAGTAATGTGGTATGGATCTTTCATGCGTTAACAGCAAACAGCAATCCCGCAGAATGGTGGACAGGCTTGGTCGGCGAAACAAAATTGTTTGATCCTTCTAAATATTTTATTGTTTGCGTAAACATGCCGGGCAGTTGTTATGGCAGCATCTCTCCTCTTGATAATGATCCGCTGACAGATAAACCTTACTATCATGATTTTCCATTGTTCACGACAAGGGACATGGCAAGGGCTTATGAATTGTTGAGAAAATATTTGAACATTGATAAAATTTACATTGGTGTTGGCGGCTCAATGGGCGGGCAACAATTACTAGAATGGAATATTGAAAAACCGGAATTGTTTGAATTTATTTTCCCGATTGCAACAAATGCAGAACATTCTGCATGGGGTGTTGCATTCAATGCAAGTCAACGCATGTGCATAGAAAACGATGCAACCTGGAAAGAAGAACAGGTAGATGCCGGGCTTGAAGGAATGAAGATTGCCAGAAGTATTGCACTCATTTCTTACAGGCATTATGAAGCTTATTCGAAATCTCAGCAAGGTTTTACTATAGATACGGAAGGCAAAAGCATTGATGAGAAAGTTTTTAAAGCAGAAAGCTATCAACGTTACCAGGGAGAAAAATTAGCCAAGCGTTTTAATGCATTCAGCTATTATTTTTTAAGCCAGGCAATGGACAAACATAATGTAGGAAGAGGCAGAGATAGTGTGCGTGCAGCATTGCAAAGTATTAAAGCAAAAGCATTGGTGATAAGCATTTCATCAGACGTACTGTTTCCAACAAGTGAGCAGGAATTATTATCTGCATATATTCCAAACGCACAATTAGCCATTATTGATTCTTATTATGGTCATGATGGATTTTTACTGGAGTTTGAAACAATAGAAAATTTAGTAAGAGATTTTATTAGTCAACATACAACAGAATTAAAGCCTGTATAA
- a CDS encoding O-acetylhomoserine aminocarboxypropyltransferase/cysteine synthase family protein — protein sequence MSKLHFETLQLHAGQQIDPTTKARAVPIYQTTSYGFNNSEHAANLFGLREFGNIYTRIMNPTTDVFEQRMAALEGGVAALATGSGQAAQFLAITNICRAGDNFVSTSYLYGGTYNQFKVSFKRLGIDVRFADGDNVESFVPHIDKNTKAIFLETIGNPRLNIPDFEKFVALAKEYDLPLIVDNTFGAGGYYFKPIEWGANIVVESATKWIGGHGTSIGGVIVDGGNYNWANGKFPQFTEPSEGYHGLKFWDVFGEGNPLGLPNIAFAIRARVEGLRDFGASLAPFNSFLFIQGIETLSLRAERHAQNALALAQWLESHPSVEYVWYPGLASSPYNALAKKYLPNGFGGVLQFGIKGGKEKAAKFIDELKLASHLANVGDAKTLVIHPASTTHEQLGEAEQLASGVLPNMVRISVGIEHIDDIKADLEQAFQKVNEPQFALN from the coding sequence ATGAGCAAATTACATTTCGAAACTTTGCAATTGCATGCCGGTCAACAAATTGATCCAACAACAAAGGCCCGTGCCGTGCCTATTTATCAAACTACATCTTACGGCTTCAACAATTCGGAACATGCGGCCAATTTATTTGGCCTGCGTGAATTCGGGAATATTTATACACGCATCATGAACCCGACAACCGATGTGTTTGAACAACGCATGGCTGCACTGGAAGGTGGTGTTGCTGCCCTGGCAACCGGTAGTGGGCAAGCTGCACAATTTCTTGCCATCACTAATATTTGCCGGGCTGGCGACAACTTTGTTTCTACATCTTACTTATACGGCGGAACATACAACCAATTCAAAGTTTCTTTTAAACGTTTGGGTATTGATGTACGTTTTGCTGATGGAGACAACGTAGAAAGTTTTGTTCCGCACATTGATAAAAATACCAAAGCCATTTTTCTTGAAACAATTGGCAATCCACGTTTGAACATTCCTGACTTTGAAAAGTTTGTTGCACTTGCAAAAGAATATGATCTGCCATTGATCGTTGACAATACTTTTGGTGCAGGCGGCTATTATTTTAAACCGATCGAATGGGGTGCAAACATTGTTGTAGAGTCAGCAACAAAATGGATCGGTGGTCATGGTACCAGCATTGGCGGGGTTATCGTTGACGGTGGCAATTACAATTGGGCTAATGGTAAATTCCCGCAGTTTACAGAACCATCTGAAGGTTATCACGGCTTGAAATTCTGGGATGTATTTGGAGAAGGCAACCCGCTTGGTTTGCCAAACATTGCATTTGCTATTCGTGCACGTGTTGAAGGGCTTCGGGATTTTGGTGCTTCTCTTGCGCCTTTCAATTCATTCCTTTTCATTCAGGGCATCGAAACATTGTCGTTGCGTGCAGAACGTCATGCACAGAATGCGCTGGCATTGGCGCAATGGCTGGAATCTCATCCTTCCGTTGAGTATGTTTGGTATCCGGGTTTGGCAAGTAGTCCGTACAACGCATTGGCGAAAAAATATTTACCCAATGGTTTTGGTGGTGTGTTGCAGTTCGGCATAAAAGGTGGCAAAGAGAAGGCCGCAAAATTTATTGATGAATTGAAACTTGCAAGTCACCTTGCAAATGTTGGTGATGCAAAAACATTGGTAATTCATCCTGCATCTACTACGCATGAACAATTAGGCGAAGCTGAGCAATTGGCAAGTGGTGTATTGCCAAACATGGTGCGCATCAGCGTGGGCATTGAACATATCGATGATATAAAAGCAGATCTTGAACAGGCATTTCAAAAAGTTAATGAGCCACAGTTTGCATTGAATTAG
- a CDS encoding trans-sulfuration enzyme family protein, with translation MSNATQIIHSIPTDPLTGAIAVPIYQTSTFVQEAPGVNKGYDYARSGNPTRAALETIIAELEEGSVGVAFASGLAAIDAVIKLLKSGDEILAVDDIYGGAFRLFTHIYEKFGITVNYVDTTNVENVFNAVTPKTKLIWIETPTNPTLKISDIAAIAKVAKSQGCLLCVDNTFASPALQKPLTLGADIVVHSATKYLGGHSDLIAGVVVAKDKELGDKIKFIQNASGAILAPFDSWLVIRGIETLSLRVKQHCINAQAVAEYLEQHPAVDKVYYPGLKSHINHDIAKQQAKGFGGVVSFILKNDTEEAAVQFVTNTKLFKLAESLGGVKSLLCHPANMTHKSIPAEKRKDAGVADSLIRLSVGLEEVEDLLNDLEKGFDAVEKLNALIAIGQKKDFQKIGY, from the coding sequence ATGAGCAACGCAACACAAATCATTCACAGCATTCCAACAGACCCGTTAACAGGCGCAATTGCAGTTCCTATTTATCAAACAAGCACATTTGTACAGGAAGCGCCAGGCGTAAACAAAGGCTATGATTATGCACGCAGCGGTAACCCAACAAGAGCAGCATTAGAAACCATTATTGCAGAACTGGAAGAAGGTAGCGTCGGTGTTGCTTTTGCCAGTGGACTAGCAGCAATTGATGCAGTAATTAAACTGCTAAAAAGCGGCGATGAAATTCTTGCTGTAGATGATATTTATGGCGGTGCATTCAGATTGTTTACACATATCTATGAGAAGTTTGGAATTACGGTAAACTATGTTGACACCACTAATGTAGAAAATGTGTTCAATGCAGTTACACCTAAAACAAAATTGATCTGGATAGAAACTCCCACAAATCCAACATTAAAAATTTCAGATATCGCAGCCATTGCGAAAGTTGCAAAATCGCAAGGCTGCTTACTTTGCGTGGATAATACTTTTGCATCACCCGCCTTACAAAAACCTCTTACGCTGGGAGCTGATATTGTAGTTCATTCAGCAACAAAATATCTTGGTGGTCATAGTGATCTTATTGCAGGTGTTGTCGTAGCAAAAGACAAAGAACTTGGTGATAAAATAAAGTTCATACAAAATGCAAGTGGTGCCATCCTCGCTCCTTTTGATAGCTGGTTAGTTATTCGTGGTATTGAAACATTATCGTTACGTGTAAAACAACATTGCATCAATGCACAAGCTGTAGCAGAATATTTGGAGCAACATCCTGCAGTTGATAAAGTATATTACCCCGGTTTGAAGTCTCATATAAATCATGATATAGCAAAGCAACAGGCAAAAGGCTTTGGCGGTGTTGTTTCTTTTATATTGAAAAATGATACAGAAGAGGCAGCAGTGCAATTTGTAACAAATACCAAACTTTTCAAATTAGCAGAAAGCCTTGGCGGAGTAAAGAGTTTATTGTGCCACCCTGCAAACATGACACATAAATCTATTCCCGCTGAAAAACGGAAGGATGCAGGTGTTGCAGATAGCCTGATAAGGTTGTCTGTTGGATTGGAAGAAGTAGAGGATTTATTAAACGACCTTGAAAAGGGTTTCGATGCAGTAGAAAAACTAAATGCACTCATTGCTATTGGTCAAAAGAAAGATTTTCAAAAAATAGGATACTAA
- a CDS encoding T9SS type A sorting domain-containing protein produces MKKKSIFFGLVFVTCSNISFNAIAQATDVQDSLALVDLYISTNGPGWTTNTNWLKGPVSTWYGIKVGDDSRVWQIGLTNNNLEGSIPSSIGDLTSLNNLYLSGNNLTGSIPPEIGVPYFYNLYLNGNQLSGSIPPELGNHSYGYDSWYDLSDNQLSGSIPPELGNLGSVTWLNLSNNQLSGSIPPELGSIGVTDYGPNLDLSNNLLSGTIPPELANIATNSWGGLASLDLSYNQLSGSIPPEFGNIDEDRGFSLNISSNRFTFDGMELIAEKLPGTQYDHQKRIPLHLNNGVLSASAGGTLSNNTYKWYGFRSNGHARVIVTGDSVFHPTKSGVYYLRVFNAVATGLILRSDTIYYREPPATVASEDNLQANENKTLFMIYPNPAKDILHVQTNGNTSFSLLNQNGKILLIKNVNGSGTIDVSKITAGVYYLINNSNREVKKIIVEK; encoded by the coding sequence ATGAAAAAGAAATCTATTTTTTTCGGTCTTGTGTTTGTCACTTGCTCAAACATTTCATTTAATGCAATTGCGCAGGCAACTGATGTACAGGATTCTCTTGCGTTGGTAGATTTGTACATCAGCACGAATGGCCCCGGATGGACAACCAATACAAATTGGCTAAAGGGTCCTGTATCCACCTGGTATGGAATAAAGGTAGGCGATGATTCAAGGGTATGGCAAATTGGTCTGACAAATAACAATTTAGAAGGTAGCATTCCTTCTTCTATCGGAGATCTTACAAGTCTTAATAATCTATATTTATCTGGCAATAACCTGACAGGAAGTATTCCACCTGAAATTGGTGTTCCGTATTTCTATAATTTGTATTTAAATGGTAATCAGTTGAGCGGCAGCATTCCACCTGAACTCGGTAATCATTCATATGGTTATGATAGTTGGTATGATTTATCTGATAATCAATTAAGTGGCAGTATTCCTCCTGAATTGGGTAACCTTGGTTCAGTTACCTGGTTGAATTTATCTAATAATCAGTTGAGTGGCAGCATTCCTCCGGAACTTGGTAGTATTGGAGTTACAGATTATGGCCCAAATTTGGATTTGAGCAATAACCTGCTAAGCGGTACTATTCCACCTGAGCTTGCTAATATTGCAACAAATTCATGGGGGGGACTTGCCTCATTAGATTTAAGTTATAACCAGTTAAGCGGCAGCATTCCACCTGAATTTGGTAATATTGATGAAGATAGGGGTTTCAGCCTAAATATATCCTCTAACCGTTTTACATTTGATGGAATGGAATTGATAGCAGAAAAATTACCAGGTACCCAATACGATCATCAAAAACGAATTCCTCTTCACCTCAATAACGGTGTTTTGTCAGCTTCAGCCGGAGGCACATTAAGTAATAATACTTACAAATGGTATGGTTTTCGAAGCAACGGGCATGCCCGTGTTATCGTTACAGGAGATTCTGTTTTTCATCCTACCAAGAGCGGTGTATATTATCTAAGGGTTTTTAACGCTGTTGCTACCGGACTTATCTTGAGAAGTGATACTATTTATTACAGGGAGCCACCCGCCACCGTTGCTTCTGAAGACAACTTACAGGCTAATGAGAACAAAACCCTGTTCATGATTTATCCCAATCCTGCAAAAGATATACTGCATGTACAAACAAATGGTAATACTTCATTTTCATTATTAAATCAAAATGGTAAAATATTACTTATAAAAAATGTTAATGGCAGTGGTACAATTGATGTTTCTAAAATTACTGCAGGTGTTTATTATTTGATAAACAATAGCAATAGAGAAGTGAAGAAAATAATTGTAGAAAAGTAA
- the efp gene encoding elongation factor P has protein sequence MATTADISRGQILKLDGSLYSVVEFGENKTARAAAKVWAKLKGVDNNRTIEKTWNSGETIFPVRVEKKAYQYLYKDESGYNLMNNETFEQIALGEEMIDAPQFLKDGSEVFVFINTETDLPIGAELPEKIVVKITYCEPGVRGDTATRALKAATVETGAVVNVPLFVNEGELIRINTRNGEYVERVKE, from the coding sequence ATGGCAACAACAGCAGACATCAGCCGCGGCCAGATATTGAAACTTGATGGCAGTCTTTATTCAGTGGTTGAATTTGGCGAGAACAAAACTGCCCGTGCCGCAGCAAAAGTGTGGGCTAAATTAAAAGGGGTTGACAATAACCGTACTATTGAAAAAACATGGAACAGTGGGGAAACTATTTTTCCTGTACGCGTGGAAAAGAAGGCCTATCAATACCTGTATAAAGATGAGTCGGGCTATAACCTGATGAACAATGAAACTTTTGAGCAAATTGCATTAGGCGAAGAAATGATTGATGCACCACAGTTTTTAAAAGATGGCAGTGAAGTGTTTGTTTTCATCAATACAGAAACAGATTTACCTATTGGCGCAGAATTGCCTGAAAAGATTGTTGTAAAAATTACCTATTGTGAACCTGGTGTTCGTGGCGATACTGCTACCCGTGCTTTAAAAGCTGCAACTGTTGAGACCGGTGCGGTGGTAAATGTGCCCTTGTTTGTAAATGAAGGAGAACTAATACGTATCAACACCAGGAACGGTGAATATGTAGAAAGAGTAAAAGAATAA
- the accB gene encoding acetyl-CoA carboxylase biotin carboxyl carrier protein, with product MDFKQIQELIKIINKSNIGEISIEEKEFKITIKQKEDNIQTVVTAAPAPVYAAPAPAAPTATSASAPAAAAPKADNLITIKSPMIGTFYRKSSPDKPNFIEVGDEVSPGKTVCIIEAMKLFNEIESEVSGKIVKVLVDDASPVEYDQPLFLVEPA from the coding sequence ATGGACTTCAAGCAGATACAGGAACTTATTAAGATCATCAACAAGAGCAACATTGGGGAAATTAGTATTGAAGAAAAAGAGTTTAAAATTACCATCAAACAAAAAGAAGACAACATACAAACAGTGGTTACAGCTGCACCCGCACCTGTTTATGCTGCACCTGCACCGGCAGCCCCGACCGCAACGTCAGCTTCTGCGCCTGCAGCCGCTGCTCCTAAGGCTGATAACCTTATAACAATAAAGAGCCCGATGATCGGTACATTCTACCGTAAATCATCTCCGGATAAACCCAATTTTATAGAAGTGGGTGATGAAGTTTCACCAGGCAAAACAGTTTGCATTATTGAGGCAATGAAACTCTTTAATGAAATAGAAAGCGAAGTCAGCGGCAAGATCGTAAAAGTTTTAGTTGATGATGCAAGCCCTGTAGAATATGACCAGCCACTCTTCCTGGTTGAGCCAGCTTAA
- the accC gene encoding acetyl-CoA carboxylase biotin carboxylase subunit, whose amino-acid sequence MFKKVLIANRGEIALRVIRTCREMGIKTVAVYSTADKDSLHVKFADEAVCIGKPQSSESYLNIPHIMAAAEITNADAIHPGYGFLAENAKFSKICADHGIKFIGPTPEMINSMGDKITAKDTMIKAGVPVVPGGEGLLESVSQAKALAKEIGYPVILKATAGGGGKGMRVVWQESDIEKNYNTAKQEAGASFKNDGIYMEKFVEEPRHIEIQVAGDRYGTVCHLSERDCSIQRRHQKLVEESPSPFMTAELREKMGAAAIKAASAIAYESVGTIEFLVDKHRNFYFMEMNTRIQVEHCVTEEVINFDLIKEQIKIAMGEKISGQSYTPQMHAIECRINAEDPYNDFRPSPGKITTLNTPGGHGVRVDSHVYTGYTIPPYYDSMIGKLIAIARTRDEAINTMYRALSEYVIEGVKTTIPFHLQLMQNEDFRKGNFTTKFLESFKMV is encoded by the coding sequence ATGTTCAAAAAAGTACTTATAGCCAATCGTGGCGAAATTGCTCTTCGTGTTATCAGAACCTGCCGCGAAATGGGCATCAAAACCGTTGCTGTTTATTCTACCGCAGATAAAGACAGTTTACATGTAAAGTTTGCAGATGAAGCCGTTTGTATTGGCAAACCCCAGAGTAGTGAATCATACCTGAATATCCCTCATATTATGGCTGCTGCAGAAATTACTAATGCAGACGCTATTCATCCTGGTTATGGTTTTTTGGCAGAGAATGCCAAGTTCTCAAAAATCTGTGCAGACCATGGTATCAAATTCATTGGCCCAACACCAGAGATGATCAACTCAATGGGAGATAAGATCACTGCAAAAGATACCATGATCAAAGCCGGCGTACCTGTTGTACCCGGTGGTGAAGGTTTGCTTGAAAGTGTATCGCAAGCGAAAGCACTTGCCAAAGAAATCGGATACCCCGTGATCTTAAAAGCAACTGCAGGTGGTGGTGGTAAAGGTATGCGTGTAGTTTGGCAGGAAAGCGATATAGAAAAAAACTACAATACTGCGAAACAGGAAGCTGGCGCATCTTTTAAAAACGATGGTATCTATATGGAAAAATTCGTGGAAGAACCACGCCATATAGAAATACAGGTTGCAGGTGATCGTTATGGCACTGTTTGCCACCTTAGTGAAAGAGATTGCTCTATTCAGCGTCGTCACCAGAAACTGGTAGAAGAATCGCCTTCTCCTTTTATGACTGCTGAACTTCGTGAAAAGATGGGAGCAGCAGCTATTAAAGCTGCCAGCGCTATTGCTTATGAAAGTGTTGGGACAATTGAATTTCTTGTTGATAAGCACCGCAATTTCTACTTCATGGAAATGAATACGCGTATACAGGTAGAGCATTGTGTAACAGAAGAAGTGATCAATTTTGATCTTATAAAAGAACAGATAAAAATTGCCATGGGGGAGAAGATCTCCGGGCAAAGTTATACGCCACAAATGCATGCTATTGAATGTCGCATAAATGCTGAAGATCCATATAATGATTTTCGTCCGTCACCCGGTAAGATCACCACACTTAACACACCCGGTGGTCATGGTGTACGGGTAGATAGCCATGTATATACAGGTTATACCATCCCACCGTATTACGATTCCATGATAGGAAAACTCATTGCTATTGCGCGTACAAGAGATGAAGCCATCAACACTATGTACCGTGCTTTAAGCGAGTATGTAATTGAAGGTGTAAAAACAACGATTCCTTTTCACCTGCAACTGATGCAGAACGAAGATTTCAGGAAAGGAAATTTCACCACCAAGTTTCTTGAATCATTCAAAATGGTTTAA